One genomic window of Rhizomicrobium sp. includes the following:
- a CDS encoding acetyl-CoA C-acetyltransferase, translated as MSEAYIVAAARTAGGKRGGKLKDWHPVDLGANVINALLDRSGADPDLVEDVICGCVSQVGQQAINVARNAVMASRLPEHVPGTSVDRQCGSSQQSLHFAAQAVMSGSMDAVIAMGIESMTRVPMGASAALPMQNGMGTYMSPGLQAKYPNIQFSQFMGAEMMASKYGLNKDQLDHFGYESHKKAIAATQGGKFKDEIVPLTIKAEDGTESQHTADEGIRFDVSLDGIKGVKLLREGGAITAATSSQICDGASGVLVVNEKGLKALGVKPLARIHHMTVIGGDPVIMLEAPLPATKRALEKAGMKVGDIDLFEVNEAFASVPVAWLQQTGADPERLNVNGGAIALGHPLGASGTKLMTTLLYALKDRGKRWGLQTMCEGGGLANVTIVERL; from the coding sequence ATGAGTGAGGCTTATATCGTAGCGGCGGCGCGGACCGCCGGCGGCAAGCGCGGCGGCAAGCTGAAGGATTGGCATCCGGTCGATCTTGGCGCCAACGTCATCAATGCCTTGCTCGACCGTTCCGGCGCCGATCCTGATCTCGTCGAGGACGTGATCTGCGGCTGCGTCAGCCAGGTCGGCCAGCAGGCGATCAACGTCGCGCGCAACGCGGTGATGGCCTCGCGCCTGCCCGAGCATGTGCCGGGCACCTCGGTCGACCGCCAGTGCGGCTCCTCGCAACAATCGCTGCACTTCGCGGCGCAGGCGGTGATGTCGGGATCGATGGACGCGGTGATCGCGATGGGCATCGAGAGCATGACGCGCGTGCCGATGGGCGCTAGCGCCGCGCTGCCGATGCAGAACGGCATGGGCACCTATATGAGCCCGGGGCTGCAGGCGAAATATCCCAACATCCAGTTCAGCCAGTTCATGGGCGCCGAAATGATGGCGAGCAAGTACGGCCTCAACAAGGACCAGCTCGATCACTTCGGCTATGAGAGCCACAAGAAGGCAATCGCCGCGACCCAGGGCGGCAAGTTCAAGGACGAGATCGTGCCGCTGACGATCAAGGCCGAGGACGGCACGGAATCGCAGCACACCGCCGACGAGGGCATCCGTTTCGACGTGAGCTTGGACGGCATCAAGGGCGTGAAGCTGCTGCGCGAAGGCGGCGCGATCACGGCGGCGACCTCCTCGCAGATCTGCGACGGTGCGTCGGGCGTGCTGGTGGTCAACGAGAAGGGCCTGAAGGCGCTGGGCGTGAAGCCGCTGGCGCGCATCCATCACATGACGGTGATCGGCGGCGATCCGGTGATCATGCTGGAAGCCCCCCTGCCCGCCACCAAGCGCGCGCTGGAGAAGGCCGGCATGAAGGTCGGCGACATCGACCTGTTCGAGGTCAACGAAGCCTTTGCCTCCGTCCCCGTCGCCTGGCTGCAGCAGACCGGCGCCGATCCGGAGCGGCTGAACGTGAATGGCGGCGCGATCGCGCTCGGCCATCCGCTCGGCGCCTCGGGCACCAAGCTGATGACGACGCTTCTGTATGCGCTCAAGGATCGCGGCAAGAGGTGGGGCCTGCAGACGATGTGCGAAGGCGGCGGCCTCGCCAACGTCACGATCGTGGAGCGGCTGTAA